The Bombus pascuorum chromosome 13, iyBomPasc1.1, whole genome shotgun sequence nucleotide sequence AAGAAAGCGATGATGATGATATTCAAGGAACGAGCAACGCTCAGCccattgaaatttataaccCTAAGGATTTTGAGGATTTAGAAGTGTCTACTGAGATGAAGgaattatttcaaaacatAATGAGGTATCGTCGATCACGCCTTCTTAATTCGTCGATCTTTTATTATCTCTTAGAGATTCTCCTATCTACTGCAAAATACCTTGTATACCATTCAGTTCTTTtatagtaatagtaaataacgtaatgataattgtgttatttatttttcatcagGTATACTCCGCAAAAGatcgaattaaattacaaactcATACCATTCATCCCCGATTACATCCCAGCAGTGGGTGACATAGACGCTTTCATCAAAATCCCGCGACCAGACGGCGTAGAAGACAAAATCGGCTTAACAGTTTTGGATGAGCCTTGCACCAATCAATCTGATCCAGCTGTCCTTCATCTTCAACTTCGTAATCATTTACGAAGCGGAGGAGGAGCGAGACAAACGGTGGTTAAAAGAATCGAAGATGcagaaaaaaatggaaagtcAATCGAAAAGTGGATCGAGGATATAAATCAGCTTCACAGAAGCAAACATGCTCCCGCAGTTAACTTAACGAAACCGATGCCAGACATCGACTCGTTGCTTCAACAATGGCCACCGGAAGTTGAGGACAAACTTAACGAAGTAGAATTGAATTTCACGCAATTGGACTGTCAACTACCAGAACTTATCGATCTTATATGCAATCTTTTGGATATACCATCGGAAGAGGGCATGAGATTGGAGGCATTACATATGCTCTTTACGCTTTATTTGGAAGTTCGAAATGTCAGAGCgcagaaatattaattgtaaggAAGGTTTAAATGTACTGTGATGAAGATATAAATAGGGAAATTTTaaactaaatttaatttgatttagtTCGTAATTATTACCTGAGATAAGAATTTGATAGCTATTTTGTATCTAGAATAGCTCAAAGTAcgagaaatgtattttaaacttgtatatatgtatatgatagAAAACAAATaggaataacatttttccctatttatatactgttatctATAATGGAGATTtgattatcaattttattttatgaagaataataatttctatcaatTGTAAAggattatacataattaacaataataacgaACGTAAGAGTTTACTTTCATATAATCTGAATACCATGTTTCCACTCAATGGAAAGAATTTACATCCGATTTACGCAACTACCATTTTAGATAATATAATCAGAGACCACtgatttacaattaattacatataaaaggaaaagtatTTCGATTATGACAACATCATTTACACAACATATTAAACAATGTCAAGTACATAATACATTATGATCAAAGAGAAATGTTTGACAAGTGAaaggaaaataagaatttatctCAATTTTCCTTGTTGCTCAATCTAAAACcggaaattttataatatcatatatcTTTTCCTTATTACTACTTTCCTTACATTTACTATATAATCACACTTTTTATCTTACAGAGTGCATTCTTTTCTATTCCAACTTCCAATAATTTTAACACAtactatgaaatttcaaatattttgactTTCCTCGTAAGAAGCGCTTGTGCATTTTCTTATCCAAATAACAAACTTCCGGTTTCacgaaataataaatcgaGGGTTTCccaattattttacaatttttacattcctacaaatttctttcttaaagaatttaatcttttcaAACCAAGTTTTTCGAAGATACGAATATGACATCTATTACAATATGACACATACTATGTGTGcatatttaagaaaatgtacataacCTTTGATCAAATAAGTATGACAAATTCTGTAACAATGAAAGTGTAATCATAAGTTGAGCACCGCTTTCACTGAACGTGAATCATAGTATTAATCACGTGATTGacaatatgtatacataatacatatctCTTTTCTTTGGATAAGTTTAGCGTGCAGTAACAGTGCGTAACGACGAAGTTGTATCTGTACTTAGGcgatgatttttctttttgtactttttaaaatttgattacaGTGACAGTGGTTGAAAGATTATGGACGCTTCGACGCATATAAACGTGATGATAAACAGCAACATCGATGACAGTGTTGACAATTGCGTGAATGATGAAAATGACACAGAAAAGCTACTGAAaccaagaaataattttgcgtCATATTCAAACGATAACATTAACATTCGATTTCGGgtatgaaatatacaataatctGATAATGACAATAATCTAACGGCAAAGTGTATCtcttcaaaatttctttcttactttttatttGACACTATGAAATAACCTAGCTGACACCTGTCTGCTTTCACACTATTATGTATAAACACAAACTCTTATCTTTTATAATGTtgataagataaaaaagattctTTCATATGAAAATGAAGTATTGTATAAGTTTAGAAtcttataattattgtttatgTTTTAATCTTGTATTTTTGACAGAATGTAGCATCACTGAGTATTGGGGAAACACTTTCCAATAATCCAAGGAGACTTAATACAGAAGAAATTCCTCCCGGTGCTACTAATTTCCTATCAACTAATTACGAGGTACTTTGTCTTCGTTACATATactttgtatataattttcttattaatgcttataattatagttatctttaattttgatgaattttcTGCATCAATCATTACCAATATCTTATCTTAAAAGTAATTAAGTTTCAAGGAAATATCATATGTAAAATACatctgcaatttttatttttcttctttcagagTTTAGATTATGATCCCTGTGAGAATTATCTTCTTCaagatgaagaaagaaaaaaaggctACAAGTTTATAGTTAAGAAGAACTTTGCCAGAtggtttattttcttattgatAGGTATCTGCACAGCACTTATAGCTGGTTTTGTAGATATTTCTATAGAGGAATTATCAAACCTAAAGTAtggttatttaaaattgtgtATCCTTACTACTGTATACAAATAGaaaaggtatatatatataaatttgattgttccttataattaataacagaTGTAGATCAATGTGTAACAACAAACTGTCTATGGCTGCCATATCTACTATGGTTAGCCTTAAATTTTGCACCTGTTTTAATAGGCGCTATTTTAGTATCCTATATAGAACCTGTTGCGGCAGGTAGTGGTATTCCACaggtaaaatgttatttaaatggAGTTAAAATGCCTCGAGTTGTTCGTATAAAAACATTAGCAGTAAAAACAGTAGGAGTAATTTGTACAGTAGTTGGAGGACTTGCTGGtggaaaagtaaatattttttattactatctctgtagtataatttattataaaaatacaaaagtctttcaatacagaataaaaattatattctaggAAGGACCTATGATACATTCTGGAGCTGTGGTAGCAGCAGGAATATCACAAGGCAAAAGTACTACATTTAGGAAAGATTTTAaggtatttcaatattttagagAGGATCATGAAAAACGAGATTTTGTATCAGGAGGTGCAGCTTCTGGTGTATCTGCTGCATTTGGTGCGCCAATTGGTAAGTGTCAAAAAACATAGTATACATAATACAAACATTAATTacttgattaaaaataatttaggaGGAGTATTATTCAGTATCGAAGAAGGAACCAGTTTCTTTAATCAAAGTCTCACATGGAGAACATTTTTTGCTAGTATGATTACAACATTTACGCTAAACATCATCCTTAGTACGTATCACGGACGACCTGGTGACCTTTCTTATCCAGGCTTACTAAACCTTGGAAAATTTGAGACAATTCCCTATCAGATTTACGAAATTCCTCTATTCATGATAATGGGAACAATTGGTGGATTTTTGGGCGCTTGTTGgaatcatttaaattataaaatcaccTGTTTCcgtttgaaatatgtaaaacagAAATGGTTAAAAGTAATAGAAGCTCTTGCAGTTGCTGCACTAAGTGCAACAGTGGGTTTTAGTATGATTTATTTTCTGGACGACTGCAAACCATTAGGGCGAGATCCTACAAAATTTCCCATTCAAATGTATTGCAAGGAAGGTGAATATAGCGCAGTTGCAGCTTTATGGTTCCAAACTCCAGAAAGTAGTGTACGATCTTTGTTTCATGATCCTAAAGGTATGCTGataatgtgtacatatatagaaCAACATAAGATgtatttaatcaattttttgtttgtaGGTTCCCATAATGATATTACTTTAGCTATCTTTGTTGTCCTCTACTTTTTTCTGGCTGTTGCTACCTTTGGTCTGTCCATGTCTAGTGGACTATTCATTCCATCCCTGCTGATTGGCTCTGCATGGGGTAGACTAATTGGATCAGGCCTTgcaaaaatttttccaaattgcGTAAGAAACGATTATGTAAATAAACtcaaaatattacagaaaatatgaattaccATAAATTATTGCAGGTCGTTTTAGATCCTGGGAAATATGCTTTATTAGGTGCAGCTGCTCAATTAGGAGGAGTAGTTAGAATGACAATAAGTTTAACCGTTATACTAATAGAAGCCACTCAAGGAATATCCTTTGGCTTGCCACTTATAGTAGTTCTTATTATGGCTAAATGGGTTGGAGACTTTTTCAATGAggcatgaaaatatattatattactctgtattttatgttttaaaacGTCTATGTATTACTCTATTATGTCTATgacacaatttttattattttttattctataggGTATATATGATATTCATACACAAATGGCTGGAATTCCTATATTACCATGGGAAGCCCCACCGTTATCAAACAATATATACGCCAGTGAAATAATGAGCCACCCAATAGTAACACTAAAAACTGTAGAAAATGTAGGGCATATAGTAGAACTTCTTAAATGTGTAACATTTAATGGGTTCCCTGTAGTTGATCCTCCTAATAGTGATGAGGTACTGaacattatattatgaaaaatatatcaaaaaatgtatcattttgttatatctatctttttttattccagACTGAAATACATTCGTATGGACGATTTCGGGGACTAATTTTACGTTCCCAATTAATAgtattactacaaaataaaatttttaacagaAACTTAGAATATTGGGAAAAGTCATTAAGTGTTAAATTGTTCAGAAAAGAATATCCGAGATATCCAACAATTGATCAAGTGACCATAagtgaagaagaaaagacaTATATGATAGATTTAAGACCTTTTATGAATCCTTCTCCTTATACACTACAGCATGTtagtattttgttaatattttatctatagaTTATTATATGACAGATCAAAAGAatgttcttttattaattatttcattttcagtcTGCGACACTGCCACGAGCATTTAGGCTCTTTAGAGCTTTAGGTCTTAGACATTTACCTGTAGTCAATGATACAAATGAGGTACTAACAATTAATGTATTCCGTAAAAAATGTCTACTATAGAAAAATTGTGATTTTGAATCTTTTTGTAGGTAATTGGGATTATTACAAGAAAAGATGTTGCCAGATTTAGGATATGGGAACATAGAGGAAGAATGGGTCTAGATGAACTTCtaattactaataaaatttaatatttaatttatggaAAACAGTTTATAATGATATTATGTACAAacattatgtttttatataaacatagaagaatttttatatttaacttttCAGTAAAGAAAATCTAggtattataaaaagaaagtaaagagGCAAAATCAACCAAAGAcacaatgcacataatattaattatttataaataattgccAACCTAGCCATGAccataatttgaaaaacaaatacaCTGGGATAATGATcaacgataaaagaaaataatattcacaTGTTGAAATATACATTGGAATTAATATCCTGTTATAATCACCTCTACAGATTATAATTCATGTGATCGAGTATTCAAGACCTATGTACAACCTGCAACAAGAAAAGGTTTATTTTGTAGAAGTTTTCACTTCTTTTACCAGTATAATTAAGTCTCTTAAAATGATGGATTAGATTCTAGAATAAATTATCTAacatttactatttattatgttCAAATTTATacacaatatttatatattgtagagtatctacaaaatacaaatattttagaaaaagtaaagaaCTGAAAAAACAGTTTGTATCCTAAATAGTTAtgctttatatatacatatacatacattatacAATGTCTTATCAAGAACTTTTtgctaaattaataataatttttattttctctagtaTATGTCTATATCTTAATATAAACTAACTTGATAAAATATCTTGGCAAATAAGATTGGCAAAGATTACTAAATACTATCAGgtattagtaaaattatattttgcgcACTTCCCGCATAAACGATAtcaatatctataaaaattaaagatgtaAGAATTGTCGCCAATTAATTCCGAGTTCCTATTTCGGGAATAAATCACCTTGAGATAATAATATGTACACGGCAGGAGAATACTATCTCTGTCTAATCTGCTATAAATCGTGGCTTAAAAGTTTTTTCGCgaacaataaaaaagattctTAGTCAGATCTTACGTGCAACTATGACGATATCTTCCTCCTCATAAGTGTTCataataattgcaaatatttgagAATGATAAACGAGTGAAAGGCATTAGAATGCATTAACGCAAGTGTTAATAcggaattaattataatttatagtcGAAATGCAcgtaattcgaatatttaacaACGGTATCCACGACGGTTCGCCATTTCAATGATTGGTTTCTGAATTATCCACGCTTGCGCGTACATCAATAAGAATAAGAGAggtaaattcaaataattttacgggtgatttttttttctctaaacTGTATaccattatataaatatatattgttattggAAGACGGCGTTGTATGTAAATTGAACGAAATGAACAATTACAAGTGGAGTAGAAAAAAAGGTACTTCGCAATTAAATAAACAGGGTAATCCAataaaagagaggaaaaaggatAGACACAGACTATTAACAAAACCTCAcgaaacagaagaagaagctATAATTCGGAGATTTCACGATGCACAAAGAATGGCAAGATTTCGAGctagaaagaagaaagcttTAGAGGATGTGGAGGCACTTAAGACAGAATTAAACAGAAGAAATATTACTTTTGAAACTATTGATTCTATTGTCTCCATAGCAAAAATGAAACAACTTCAAACATATTTCCCTATACAAAATCCATCAATTGTACATTCAGCTTGTGAACAAAGTAAATATTCCGAATTATTGAAAGTCATTGAGGAATTAGGAAGgaacataaaattaacataTGCTGGTAGTAGAATTTCAGTAGAGAGATTAAAACTAGGTATCATAAAAGCCAGGATGCTGGTAAAAGAATGCTTAAtggaaacagaaataaattcacAGCAATAACTAGCAACATATAAGTAGACATAATATAACCTATTGTTATGATTCTATTagaatgtataaatatcttatttaaattttgtatagagATAAATATAGCAATATTACGAGAGTAATACTCAGAGATCATTTACTGTTTAAACAATAGCAATAATTGTGAGTGTTATGCTCATAGACGCTTCTCTTCCATTAACAAATGataaaacacgaaaagaatTACCTTCACCACTGAGAAGGATATAAATGCTATGCAATACAtgatcattaaaaataaaaagaattcgtTGATATAGTAACAATAATACTCCATATAGGTTATGAAAAAAACACGTGTGAATAATAACCCTTTTAcatacgaaaaataaaatttaataaaattcgactACGATTAACAATGGTATCCCAATTAACAATAATGTcccatataattaatatatgaaaactTACTTccgatataaaaaataataatttacttgcTTAAATTGAACAAACTAACTCTTCACAAATAAAACACGTCAGCTAATTTATCTAAATTCATATTGGCAAATACAGAAACGATAGAATTCGAAATAATGCCAATTGTCTCGTAAGTTAATCTGTATCattatattcaattatcacgtaatatttgaaaagcGTTTCGCAATAAAACTTCATTGAAAATGTATCTTCCCGGCAAGTTGACCGTTAAGTCTCACCTTGTCGTCTGAAAGAACCGAAAAGAAAGCACGTCAACATTTTCTCATTCTCTTAAAGGAAACCGGTCTTCTGAATCGTGAAAGAAAGACTTACCGTGAGTCGAATATATTCCTTTTTCAAGAAAACATTTAGGTGTATTTTTGTTAATCGATGGAAAAAAGAGGAGTCATATCGTATCGCCATTCGCAGAGACGATAGAAACGGTCGAGCATTCCAAGCATCTTTGTAGATTCTTTGGAGACAATGTCGTATATTTTAAGACGCGGCCGGTTTTGGTCAATTGTTTTGCGGTCTCTCAGGTCGTACACCTGTCCGTCGTGAAGTTGCAGACGGGAGTAGGAAGGGGTTATGGTCAATAAACGCAACCACGTCACACGCAGCCTATCGGCGACCCCGCTTGGCCCCTTAAAGTGGCTCCGAACGAAAATCTTACATGTCGGCCGATATTGCTTTTGTGCGTTTGTCTGCGATATATCTTAAGAAAAACCGTATCAATTCCCCTAGAAACAATAACAACGTATGTGTTTCACCATAAAGAAGATGCTATTATAAAATGGCAACGGTCCAGGACGTGATTTAGCCTCGCACCGGGTTAATCGTGCGTTTCAGTGAACTGACCGAATTGGATCCGCCATTGTTGTGATTGGTGAATGTTTCAGAGAAGACGGCGTTCTTAGATTGACGCGCATGCGCGTTGCGTGCTACTTGACGACGCTCTTCTTTCGAATTTTGGGGagacacacgcacacacacgaAATCGACGCGGGGGCACAGGTAGCAGAGCACGCACACGCACAATATAACAcctacatacatacgtatttcGAAAACAGTATTCGCCGCTCGATTTTTGCGCACGTGCTATGAAATTTTTTCGAGCTTGTTACCCGCGTCTTTTTTAGACATACCAATTAATATTCACGTTATTCGCTTTTTAtacgttaaataaaaacagTTCGAGTGTTTCTTAAGAGAGAGTACAGGTTGATGTCCTTTCTTTTCCTggtgaaaacaaaatttttaaacgttattGTCGTTAATCTtgtttaaacgaaaattttcGTAGGTTCGTAATCACAACATTCTAAAATTTAATCGCGCCTAAACAAAACGAGCGATAACAATGTTTATTGTGCTTGATATTATGTAAATGAAGCATTCTTATCTTTTATGGAAATGTCTGATCAGATGTATTCTAAccaattttatgattttcttttttattacagaTAATAAGGATCACTTTATATATGAAGAAACATGTAAGAACAATTAGTAGAAatagcaaaagaaaagaaaagttacTTACGCTTAACCAATAACGCATGCACAAAGTATATTTTCTGAAAGGTTTGGTATTTGAAATTGACAAAAATGAGAGTCCATATAGATGATGATATCCATACAGTGCTTAATTGCATGTTATGCCTAAGGCTAAGAAAAAATCTTACCTTAAAAAGGTAAGAGAAATGCGTGAATATAGAAgacaaaaattgaaagaagaaacattagAGGAACGTGCTATTAGATTATATACTGCTGCTGAGAGAATGAAGAACGCTAGAGCTAAAGAGACAGAAGAGCAGGCAGCAATAAGAAGAATGCAGGAAGCTCAGCGCATGGCCAGGCATCGTGCTAAAAAGAAGCGCTGCTTAGATGAAAACTTAGCAagggaaatttcgaaaattgcaGAGTTGTCTAAAATGCCAGATGCAGCTACGATAGCTCAAATGTCAGAGATGAACATGAATAAAATCTCTGCAGAATTGAAACAAATGatggaaagaggaaaagtaCCAGAACATATAGTTCAAATGGCTCAACTTGCAGAGTTCAGCAAAATGACTGAATTGAATAAAATGTCTCAGGATATGGCTAAAAGATATGAGATGGAAAAGATGGCAGAGTATGCCAAGACAACAGAATACATGAAGATGCAAGAAATTGCAAAGATGTCTGAGATTGCCAAGATGAACGAGATGGTAAAACTCTCAGAAATTGCTAAATACAATGATATCacaaaaattaacgaaattgcGAAGATGAATGAAATGATGAAAATGTCTCAAATGGCAAAAATCAATGAAGTTCAAAGAATGAATGAGATAGCCAAACTTAACGAAATGGTAAAGATGACGGAAATGgcgaaatataataatgatataacaaaattaaatgaaattgcgCAAATTAACGAGATGGCTAAAGAAATTGCAAAGATgaatgaaaaaacaaaaatgaccGAGATGATTAAAATAGCAAATATGCAAAATGACATTACAAAGATGCCTGAATATTCGAAAATGGCAGAAATGGCAAAATTGACCGAGTTGgctaaattaaatgaaataacgataacgaaattaaatgaTCCACCACCGCCACCAAAGGTACCAGAAATTCCTCGAATCCCTGAACCTGTGATTACTGTGCCAAATCcaagaaatttgcaaaatgtTCAAACTGTTCAAGTAGCGCAAGCTAGCCCATCCAGTACAATAAACTTTCCTACTGTGCCTGGTCAGGGTAAATATGCTCAGTTACTGGTTATTATCGAGGAGCTTGGAAGAGACATTCGCCTTTCTTATGCTGGAAGTCGCAGCGCAGCTGAACGTCTGAAGATGGGTATTCAGCATGCTCGAATTCTTGTACGAGAATGTCTGCTAGAAACAGAACATAACGCACGGCAATGATCTGCCGATATACTTAGCGATTAGATTTTTAGTCgattattttacaaagtaataatatgtacattgtaTGCAGTACAACAGTATATTTTAAAGGGAGTGTCTTAGCATCCACAAAAACgtgtatagaatatataacaattattatttcctattatatgATCTTACTAGTTTGtatgtttaataaaagaaagtatGAGCAGCTAGTTGTTTTAAATAATGGAAAGATTAAGAAAGTAATAGCTGTATAACTTAATATCACTTTCAATAatcaataaaaagatttaaaatatgCACTTTTGTGGATGcctaaagaaaattaatcaatcAATAGCGCATAATATTggatataaattaaatgatatgaaaAAGATTCGTTTTTCACTTtagttgattatttttattagaaagaaTGTAAAGACGACCATTTTCTATGCAAAGATTCAAATTATGAAGGTATTATTCCTTCACATTAAGTTCTCGATTAGTGagtaggaaacataatattagGCAGGGAGAATTTATACACTGTGAAGAGccttcatttatattttctaaggAAAGTTTATTACTGCATTTTTTGGTTGATATATGGGTACCTAGTAATTACCTACAATATACatgcaagaaaaagaaattgatcaAACAAAATGTACCTACGAAAAGTATAATCCTTGAATATTACCGATTGCAAGgtataactaaataaaaaaaaacagttttgtacaatattgtctattaattttatacccctaaatcaaatttgtatacgtatttgtagtaaaatatgtaatttgaaTTTGGCGCTACATGTAACGGAATGTAGTTTCTAGCCTTTCCGTAAAGCGCTGTTAAAATTTCAGGTAcgtgtacatatgtatgcaaTAGTATGTACAATAACGGTGGAGGATAGAAGTCAATagatttaagaattttttgaacattgcgcttaatttttatttgtacttatttatttaccgCGTAAAATTTTACTAACGTATTCATTAAGGTGAGtttcatataaaatgtaaaatataattacatatttaattgaaggttatatttatgtttattttaatttcactgaTCATACTAAAATCTTCTCGCATGATTTTCTTcaattctaaaaattgtattttttatataaactaCATTTGCTTTccgtatattaaaaattaatatatttgtgaGATATAAGTAGTACATTGATGAAATTGTAACAGTCGTCTTGTGATATCTAGCTTATTATAACTTAGATTCTcttcataaattatttgttaggatatttatttaaaaaaaagacagtTAGAGAAGATGGAAGAGGAACGAGGAAATG carries:
- the LOC132913496 gene encoding intraflagellar transport protein 46 homolog, whose amino-acid sequence is MDIKDSSDEEEIHDISAFTKFDESIEVRNAEEIQSPVNRRPTSSRRPRQHPMNESRSDIGINSPREKFNFRRYSDHDNSFGKSMGIHSDPSDSEESDDDDIQGTSNAQPIEIYNPKDFEDLEVSTEMKELFQNIMRYTPQKIELNYKLIPFIPDYIPAVGDIDAFIKIPRPDGVEDKIGLTVLDEPCTNQSDPAVLHLQLRNHLRSGGGARQTVVKRIEDAEKNGKSIEKWIEDINQLHRSKHAPAVNLTKPMPDIDSLLQQWPPEVEDKLNEVELNFTQLDCQLPELIDLICNLLDIPSEEGMRLEALHMLFTLYLEVRNVRAQKY
- the LOC132913498 gene encoding uncharacterized protein LOC132913498, which codes for MNNYKWSRKKGTSQLNKQGNPIKERKKDRHRLLTKPHETEEEAIIRRFHDAQRMARFRARKKKALEDVEALKTELNRRNITFETIDSIVSIAKMKQLQTYFPIQNPSIVHSACEQSKYSELLKVIEELGRNIKLTYAGSRISVERLKLGIIKARMLVKECLMETEINSQQ
- the LOC132913494 gene encoding uncharacterized protein LOC132913494 — protein: MPKAKKKSYLKKVREMREYRRQKLKEETLEERAIRLYTAAERMKNARAKETEEQAAIRRMQEAQRMARHRAKKKRCLDENLAREISKIAELSKMPDAATIAQMSEMNMNKISAELKQMMERGKVPEHIVQMAQLAEFSKMTELNKMSQDMAKRYEMEKMAEYAKTTEYMKMQEIAKMSEIAKMNEMVKLSEIAKYNDITKINEIAKMNEMMKMSQMAKINEVQRMNEIAKLNEMVKMTEMAKYNNDITKLNEIAQINEMAKEIAKMNEKTKMTEMIKIANMQNDITKMPEYSKMAEMAKLTELAKLNEITITKLNDPPPPPKVPEIPRIPEPVITVPNPRNLQNVQTVQVAQASPSSTINFPTVPGQGKYAQLLVIIEELGRDIRLSYAGSRSAAERLKMGIQHARILVRECLLETEHNARQ
- the LOC132913492 gene encoding H(+)/Cl(-) exchange transporter 7; this translates as MDASTHINVMINSNIDDSVDNCVNDENDTEKLLKPRNNFASYSNDNINIRFRNVASLSIGETLSNNPRRLNTEEIPPGATNFLSTNYESLDYDPCENYLLQDEERKKGYKFIVKKNFARWFIFLLIGICTALIAGFVDISIEELSNLKYGYLKLYVDQCVTTNCLWLPYLLWLALNFAPVLIGAILVSYIEPVAAGSGIPQVKCYLNGVKMPRVVRIKTLAVKTVGVICTVVGGLAGGKEGPMIHSGAVVAAGISQGKSTTFRKDFKVFQYFREDHEKRDFVSGGAASGVSAAFGAPIGGVLFSIEEGTSFFNQSLTWRTFFASMITTFTLNIILSTYHGRPGDLSYPGLLNLGKFETIPYQIYEIPLFMIMGTIGGFLGACWNHLNYKITCFRLKYVKQKWLKVIEALAVAALSATVGFSMIYFLDDCKPLGRDPTKFPIQMYCKEGEYSAVAALWFQTPESSVRSLFHDPKGSHNDITLAIFVVLYFFLAVATFGLSMSSGLFIPSLLIGSAWGRLIGSGLAKIFPNCVVLDPGKYALLGAAAQLGGVVRMTISLTVILIEATQGISFGLPLIVVLIMAKWVGDFFNEGIYDIHTQMAGIPILPWEAPPLSNNIYASEIMSHPIVTLKTVENVGHIVELLKCVTFNGFPVVDPPNSDETEIHSYGRFRGLILRSQLIVLLQNKIFNRNLEYWEKSLSVKLFRKEYPRYPTIDQVTISEEEKTYMIDLRPFMNPSPYTLQHSATLPRAFRLFRALGLRHLPVVNDTNEVIGIITRKDVARFRIWEHRGRMGLDELLITNKI